In the genome of Flavobacteriales bacterium, one region contains:
- the gmd gene encoding GDP-mannose 4,6-dehydratase, translating to MRKKAIITGVTGQDGAYLAALLLKKGYEVHGIKRRSSLFNTERVDHLYKDTHDGKVDFFLHYGDMTDSTNLIRIIQEVQPDEIYNLAAQSHVKVSFETPEYTANADALGTLRMLEAIRILGLENKVRFYQASTSELYGKVQETPQKETTPFYPRSPYAVSKMYAFWITKNYREAYGMYACNGILFNHESPIRGETFVTRKITRAVAKISLGLQDKMYLGNLDSQRDWGHARDYVEGMYLMLQADKPEDYVLATGEVHSVREFTELAFREVGIEIAWEGKGVDEKGIDKKTGKELVSVDPRYFRPTEVEFLLGDASKAKAELGWTPKILFQDLVKEMVTADVELFKRDKYLMDGGHKVMNYYE from the coding sequence ATGCGAAAAAAAGCGATCATTACAGGCGTTACAGGACAAGACGGGGCATACCTGGCGGCATTGCTCCTGAAGAAGGGTTACGAAGTACACGGCATCAAACGCCGCAGTTCATTGTTCAACACGGAGCGGGTGGATCACCTCTACAAGGATACGCATGACGGGAAGGTGGATTTCTTCCTTCACTACGGAGACATGACCGATTCCACCAACCTCATTCGTATCATCCAGGAAGTACAACCTGATGAAATTTACAACCTGGCTGCGCAGTCGCACGTGAAGGTTTCTTTCGAAACACCCGAATACACGGCCAACGCCGACGCGTTGGGTACACTTCGTATGCTTGAGGCCATCCGTATTCTAGGACTTGAAAACAAAGTGCGGTTCTACCAGGCATCCACCTCGGAACTTTACGGAAAGGTGCAGGAAACACCCCAGAAGGAAACCACTCCGTTTTACCCTCGCAGTCCGTATGCGGTATCCAAAATGTATGCATTCTGGATCACCAAAAACTACCGCGAGGCATATGGTATGTATGCGTGCAACGGAATCCTCTTTAACCACGAAAGTCCGATCCGCGGAGAAACTTTTGTGACCCGCAAGATCACCCGTGCGGTGGCCAAGATCTCCCTGGGACTTCAGGATAAGATGTACCTTGGAAACCTTGACTCGCAGCGTGACTGGGGCCATGCACGCGACTACGTCGAGGGCATGTACCTGATGTTACAGGCCGATAAACCCGAAGACTATGTACTGGCCACAGGTGAAGTACACTCGGTTCGTGAGTTCACCGAGCTTGCGTTCAGGGAAGTCGGCATTGAAATTGCCTGGGAAGGCAAAGGTGTGGATGAAAAGGGAATAGATAAGAAAACCGGTAAGGAACTGGTTTCCGTGGATCCCAGGTATTTCCGGCCAACGGAAGTGGAATTTTTGTTGGGAGATGCCAGCAAAGCCAAAGCAGAACTGGGCTGGACACCCAAAATCCTGTTCCAGGACCTGGTAAAGGAAATGGTGACAGCTGATGTGGAGCTGTTCAAGCGCGACAAGTACCTGATGGACGGTGGACACAAGGTGATGAATTACTATGAATAA
- the cysQ gene encoding 3'(2'),5'-bisphosphate nucleotidase CysQ produces the protein MDVNELNKLTQLAIRAAEKASDEILDVYGRPIAVEMKDDRSPLTEADSRAHKVIEAQLLDSGLPLLSEEGSDIPFEERHRWEYFWMVDPLDGTKEFIKRNGEFTVNIALIHDEKPIAGVIYVPVTDVLYFGNRSIGGFKVEGLKKIMSESITTDLLTGLVENGIRLPVDRGTRPVTLVGSRSHMSPETEAFMDEMKVKYGEVEVLSIGSSLKLCMVAEGCAEYYPRFAPTMEWDTAAGQAIVEASGGRVVNWPSKDIMPYNKQNLRNEWFLVESGTVINS, from the coding sequence ATGGACGTTAACGAATTGAACAAACTAACCCAATTGGCCATCAGGGCGGCCGAAAAAGCTTCTGACGAAATCCTCGATGTGTATGGAAGGCCCATTGCCGTTGAAATGAAAGACGACCGGAGTCCGCTAACCGAGGCAGACAGTCGTGCCCACAAGGTGATCGAAGCCCAATTGCTAGACAGCGGTTTGCCCTTGCTGAGTGAGGAAGGGAGTGACATCCCTTTCGAAGAACGTCATCGGTGGGAATACTTCTGGATGGTGGATCCGCTGGATGGTACCAAAGAATTCATAAAACGAAATGGAGAATTCACCGTAAACATCGCCCTGATCCATGACGAGAAACCCATTGCAGGTGTTATCTATGTGCCGGTAACCGACGTGTTGTACTTCGGAAATAGGTCCATCGGTGGCTTCAAGGTGGAAGGGCTGAAAAAGATCATGTCGGAATCCATCACAACGGATCTGTTGACTGGTCTGGTGGAAAATGGAATCCGGTTGCCTGTGGATCGCGGCACACGCCCCGTGACATTGGTAGGTAGCCGCTCCCACATGTCGCCCGAGACCGAGGCATTCATGGATGAAATGAAAGTAAAATATGGCGAAGTGGAAGTGCTGTCAATCGGCAGTTCGCTGAAGCTTTGCATGGTGGCAGAAGGTTGTGCCGAATACTATCCGCGTTTTGCTCCTACGATGGAATGGGACACGGCGGCAGGACAGGCCATTGTGGAAGCTTCCGGAGGAAGGGTGGTGAACTGGCCCTCGAAAGACATCATGCCATACAACAAACAGAACTTGAGAAATGAATGGTTTCTGGTGGAAAGCGGAACCGTCATTAATTCGTAG
- a CDS encoding SLC13 family permease yields MPHFQIILMLLIVGFLLLSLYLEWFRPAITFFIAGVALVACNIISPEEALHGFANEQLAVIVLLLIISDMIRKASAVESLLVHMMGKSMSLPVIQARLTVTVASLSAFFNNTPLVAMMMPFVDSWSRKSGISPSKLLMPLSFAAILGGCITLIGTSTNLIVNGLAVEAGYPSLGIFDFAPVGLATTVLGVLYMIFFGGRILPDHKDSVEDFVAHSRDYFVEAVVQSGSRLVGKSVGAAGLRNLKGLFLIEIVRQQKVRAPVSPDEVLEVGDKLIFTGATDAIEELTQPSLGLSLPEACEVPGGGKANIVEVVISHNSNLIGKMVKDSDFRAKYDAAILAVHRNGEKLSGKIGEVALQAGDSLLVLGGKDFVKRTANIPAFYVINQLQEKENVVLWKSLLVLAGVVLAIVLSMLHVLTMFTGLVIVLAIGLMIRVVPSHEIRKSIDFELIMLIALGIAFGKAMINSGTAAFVSGGMATMARSLGPFMILLSIFIVTNLLAAFITTKAAVALIFPISVQMAETLHLAIPPFILVVAFGGAASFITPVGYQTNLMVYGPGSYSFKDFFRYGAPLTIMYALVCAAVLTWTYQL; encoded by the coding sequence ATGCCTCATTTTCAGATCATTCTGATGCTGCTCATTGTGGGCTTTTTGCTCCTCAGCCTCTACCTTGAGTGGTTCCGTCCTGCCATCACCTTTTTTATTGCAGGGGTGGCCCTGGTGGCATGCAACATTATTTCACCGGAAGAGGCCCTGCACGGTTTTGCCAACGAGCAACTGGCCGTGATTGTGCTGTTGCTGATCATCAGCGACATGATTCGCAAGGCGTCTGCGGTGGAATCACTCCTGGTGCACATGATGGGTAAATCCATGTCGCTGCCTGTTATCCAGGCAAGACTTACCGTTACCGTTGCTTCGTTGTCGGCCTTTTTCAACAACACCCCGCTTGTTGCCATGATGATGCCATTTGTGGATTCATGGTCAAGGAAAAGCGGTATATCGCCTTCCAAGTTGCTCATGCCTTTGTCGTTCGCAGCCATCCTTGGGGGGTGCATAACCTTGATCGGCACATCAACCAACCTGATCGTGAACGGACTGGCCGTGGAGGCCGGCTATCCGTCATTGGGGATTTTTGACTTCGCACCGGTCGGCCTTGCGACCACGGTTCTGGGCGTATTGTATATGATCTTTTTCGGAGGCAGGATCCTGCCCGATCATAAAGATTCGGTAGAGGACTTCGTGGCACACAGCCGCGATTATTTTGTTGAAGCCGTGGTGCAGTCGGGCAGCCGCCTCGTGGGGAAAAGTGTGGGAGCCGCCGGTTTGCGTAACCTGAAAGGGTTGTTCCTGATTGAGATTGTCAGGCAGCAAAAAGTACGGGCCCCGGTATCTCCGGATGAAGTGCTGGAAGTTGGAGACAAGTTGATTTTTACAGGTGCAACCGACGCGATCGAAGAACTCACGCAACCTTCGCTTGGTCTGTCCCTTCCCGAAGCCTGTGAGGTTCCTGGAGGTGGAAAGGCCAACATCGTGGAAGTGGTGATCTCTCACAACTCGAACCTGATCGGTAAGATGGTCAAGGATTCCGACTTCCGCGCAAAATACGATGCAGCCATCCTGGCCGTACATCGCAACGGTGAAAAATTGTCAGGCAAAATCGGCGAGGTGGCGCTGCAGGCCGGAGATTCCCTGTTGGTGCTGGGTGGTAAAGACTTTGTAAAACGAACAGCTAATATTCCGGCATTTTATGTCATCAACCAACTGCAGGAAAAGGAGAATGTGGTACTGTGGAAGTCTTTGTTGGTGCTGGCGGGGGTGGTGCTGGCCATTGTGCTTTCCATGTTGCATGTGCTTACGATGTTCACCGGGCTGGTTATTGTACTTGCCATTGGCCTCATGATCCGCGTGGTACCATCTCATGAAATCCGCAAAAGCATCGACTTTGAGTTGATCATGCTCATTGCGTTGGGAATCGCTTTCGGTAAAGCAATGATCAATTCCGGAACGGCGGCCTTTGTTTCAGGTGGCATGGCAACCATGGCCCGGTCGTTGGGACCATTTATGATCCTCCTTTCGATTTTCATCGTTACCAACCTGTTGGCGGCCTTCATCACCACGAAAGCCGCGGTGGCACTTATTTTTCCCATATCTGTTCAGATGGCGGAAACACTGCATCTGGCCATTCCGCCTTTCATTCTGGTGGTGGCATTCGGCGGGGCGGCCAGTTTCATCACACCGGTAGGCTATCAGACCAACCTGATGGTATACGGACCGGGTAGTTATTCATTCAAGGATTTTTTCAGGTACGGTGCCCCGCTTACCATCATGTATGCACTTGTTTGTGCAGCTGTGCTCACCTGGACCTACCAACTTTAA
- the cysC gene encoding adenylyl-sulfate kinase, translated as MKTHKERHIYPIFNEILGRNEKEAFLNQKAVVIWMTGLSGSGKSTVAKHLERLLFSKGFFTQVIDGDNVRTGINNNLGFSKEDRNENIRRVAEVSKLFLNCGIITINCFVSPTVAYRQMAKEIIGDEDFLEVYINAPVEVCEQRDVKGLYKKARAGEIKDFTGISAPFEAPEHPDHEIRTDQTTVEEAVQALFEYLEPHISFQGKPGPDQD; from the coding sequence ATGAAAACCCACAAGGAAAGACATATTTATCCCATCTTCAACGAGATACTGGGAAGAAATGAAAAGGAAGCTTTTCTGAATCAGAAGGCGGTTGTGATTTGGATGACCGGCCTTTCAGGTTCCGGAAAAAGCACCGTAGCCAAGCACCTGGAAAGACTTTTGTTTTCCAAAGGCTTTTTCACCCAGGTCATCGACGGCGACAATGTGCGTACCGGTATCAATAACAACCTGGGATTCTCCAAAGAGGACCGGAACGAGAACATCCGTCGCGTGGCGGAAGTATCCAAGCTCTTTCTCAACTGCGGCATTATCACCATCAACTGTTTTGTAAGCCCTACCGTGGCATACCGCCAAATGGCGAAGGAGATCATCGGCGATGAGGATTTCCTGGAAGTATATATCAATGCACCGGTTGAGGTTTGTGAACAAAGGGATGTGAAGGGACTTTATAAGAAAGCACGCGCAGGAGAGATCAAGGATTTCACCGGAATCAGCGCGCCGTTCGAGGCCCCGGAACATCCGGACCATGAGATCCGGACCGACCAGACCACGGTTGAAGAAGCCGTGCAGGCATTGTTCGAATACCTGGAACCACATATCAGCTTCCAGGGAAAACCCGGGCCGGATCAAGATTGA
- the cysD gene encoding sulfate adenylyltransferase subunit CysD translates to MKSYNLSHLRELEAESIFVIREVAAQFENPALLFSGGKDSIVMVHLARKAFWPAKLPFPLVHIDTGHNFDETLVYRDELVNKIGARLIVGSVQQSIDEGKATEEKGPNASRNALQTVTLLDTIEQHKFDAALGGARRDEEKARAKERFFSHRDEFGQWDPKNQRPELWNIFNGRKHIGEHFRVFPISNWTEMDVWQYILLESIALPSLYFSHTRKVVKRDGMWLAHSDYLNLRDSDQVEEKVVRFRTIGDMTCTGAVESPAATLQDIIEEVAASRVTERGGRADDKRSEAAMEDRKKAGYF, encoded by the coding sequence ATGAAATCATATAACCTCAGCCACCTCAGGGAACTGGAAGCCGAGTCGATCTTTGTGATCAGGGAAGTGGCTGCACAATTTGAGAATCCGGCCCTGCTTTTTTCAGGTGGCAAAGATTCCATTGTGATGGTACACCTGGCCAGGAAGGCGTTCTGGCCGGCAAAACTGCCCTTCCCCCTTGTACATATTGATACAGGCCACAATTTTGATGAAACGCTGGTGTATCGCGATGAACTGGTGAACAAGATCGGTGCCCGCCTGATCGTGGGTTCCGTGCAGCAGTCGATCGATGAAGGAAAAGCAACCGAAGAGAAAGGCCCCAATGCGAGCCGCAATGCCCTGCAAACGGTAACACTGCTGGATACCATCGAACAACACAAATTCGATGCGGCCCTCGGCGGCGCCCGGCGCGATGAAGAAAAAGCCCGTGCCAAGGAACGCTTCTTCTCGCACAGAGATGAATTCGGCCAGTGGGATCCCAAGAACCAACGACCCGAGTTGTGGAACATCTTCAACGGACGCAAACACATCGGTGAACACTTCCGTGTATTCCCGATCAGCAACTGGACGGAAATGGACGTGTGGCAGTACATCCTGCTTGAAAGCATCGCCCTGCCTTCCCTCTACTTCTCCCATACCCGCAAAGTGGTTAAACGTGACGGCATGTGGCTCGCCCATTCCGATTACCTGAACCTCCGTGACAGTGACCAGGTGGAAGAAAAAGTGGTTCGGTTCCGCACCATCGGCGACATGACCTGTACCGGTGCCGTGGAATCACCGGCAGCCACCCTTCAGGATATCATCGAGGAAGTGGCTGCATCCCGTGTGACCGAACGTGGCGGACGTGCAGATGACAAACGCTCCGAAGCCGCCATGGAAGACCGCAAAAAGGCAGGTTACTTTTAA
- the cysN gene encoding sulfate adenylyltransferase subunit CysN: MNQKVDTEGYLNMELLRFTTAGSVDDGKSTLIGRLLYDSKSIFEDQYEAIKNTSEKRGDAHIDLSLLTDGLRAEREQGITIDVAYRYFATPKRKFIIADTPGHIQYTRNMVTGASTANLAIILVDARHGVVEQTCRHAFIASLLRIPHVVVCVNKMDLVDYKEEAFDKIHDDFEAFASKLDVTDVRFIPISALKGDNVVNRSENMSWYDGPTLLYLLENIHIASDNNHIDRRFPVQYVVRPQSDEYHDFRGYAGRIAGGVFKIGDEVMVLPSGFSSKIKSIHLMDQELEEAFAPMSVTMTLEDDIDISRGDMLVREDNSPNNNQDLELMVCWMNEKKLSPRNKYYLKHTSRDVRCVVKEIKYRVDINTLHRIEDVESLGLNEIGRISIRTTAPLFFDGYRKNRTTGSLILIDEATNETVGAGMII; encoded by the coding sequence ATGAATCAAAAAGTTGACACCGAAGGTTACCTGAACATGGAACTGCTGCGCTTCACCACAGCAGGCAGTGTAGACGACGGCAAAAGTACCCTCATCGGTCGCTTGCTTTACGATAGCAAGTCCATTTTCGAAGACCAGTACGAGGCCATCAAAAACACCAGCGAGAAACGCGGCGATGCTCACATCGACCTCTCCCTGCTCACCGACGGCCTGCGCGCCGAACGTGAACAAGGTATCACCATTGATGTTGCCTACAGGTACTTCGCAACCCCCAAGAGAAAATTCATTATTGCAGATACACCCGGCCACATCCAGTATACCCGCAACATGGTGACCGGTGCCTCTACAGCCAACCTGGCCATCATCCTAGTGGATGCACGCCATGGCGTGGTGGAACAAACCTGCCGCCATGCATTCATCGCTTCGCTGCTGCGTATCCCGCACGTGGTGGTATGCGTGAACAAAATGGACCTGGTGGATTATAAAGAAGAGGCTTTCGATAAGATCCATGACGACTTCGAGGCATTCGCTTCCAAGCTGGATGTAACAGATGTTCGCTTCATCCCCATCAGTGCCCTCAAAGGCGATAACGTGGTAAACCGTTCTGAAAACATGAGCTGGTATGACGGACCTACCCTGCTGTACCTCCTGGAAAACATTCACATCGCCAGCGATAACAACCACATAGATCGCCGTTTCCCGGTGCAGTATGTGGTGCGCCCCCAATCCGATGAATACCATGATTTCCGGGGATATGCCGGTCGCATTGCAGGCGGCGTGTTCAAAATCGGTGATGAAGTAATGGTACTGCCCTCGGGCTTTTCATCCAAGATCAAATCCATCCACCTGATGGACCAGGAACTGGAAGAAGCATTTGCACCTATGTCGGTAACCATGACCCTGGAAGATGACATTGATATCAGCCGTGGCGACATGCTCGTACGTGAAGATAACTCTCCGAATAACAACCAGGATCTGGAACTGATGGTTTGTTGGATGAACGAGAAAAAACTTTCACCACGCAATAAGTACTACCTGAAGCATACCTCACGTGACGTGAGGTGCGTGGTGAAGGAGATCAAGTACCGCGTCGACATCAATACCCTTCATCGCATTGAAGATGTGGAAAGCCTCGGATTGAACGAGATCGGCCGCATCTCCATTCGTACAACTGCCCCGCTGTTTTTCGACGGATACCGGAAGAACCGTACCACCGGCAGCCTGATCCTGATTGATGAAGCCACCAATGAAACGGTGGGTGCGGGGATGATTATTTGA
- a CDS encoding energy transducer TonB, protein MSVEKSPEADLERKRSSFLLISYVVVLAITLVAFRWKMYDRKLMDLGAVTVEMEEEDMIPVTRQDQPPPPPPPPPPAPPEELEIVKDDEEVNNDQDLFNSEADEEMIIEAPPPAEEEAAEPQVFVIVEDMPRFPGCENEKGSNQQKDMCAFQKMQLFLQKNMKYPPKAVDANITGTVHVGFVVLEDGSITSVKVLRGIGGGCDEEAIRVVNAMPKWKPGKQRGKAVRCSFTLPVRFQLR, encoded by the coding sequence ATGTCAGTAGAAAAATCTCCGGAAGCCGATCTCGAAAGAAAGAGGTCTTCCTTTTTGCTCATCAGCTACGTGGTCGTTCTGGCCATCACGCTGGTTGCTTTCAGGTGGAAGATGTATGACCGGAAGCTCATGGACCTGGGCGCTGTGACCGTTGAAATGGAAGAAGAAGATATGATTCCGGTTACCCGTCAGGATCAACCCCCACCGCCTCCGCCCCCGCCGCCTCCCGCCCCGCCGGAAGAGTTGGAAATTGTAAAGGACGATGAGGAAGTGAACAACGATCAGGATCTGTTCAACTCCGAAGCCGATGAGGAAATGATAATTGAAGCGCCTCCTCCCGCAGAAGAAGAAGCGGCCGAACCCCAGGTGTTTGTGATCGTGGAAGACATGCCGCGTTTCCCGGGTTGTGAAAACGAGAAAGGCAGCAACCAGCAGAAAGACATGTGCGCCTTCCAGAAAATGCAACTGTTCCTGCAGAAGAACATGAAGTACCCGCCCAAAGCGGTGGATGCAAATATCACCGGTACCGTTCACGTAGGTTTCGTTGTGCTGGAAGATGGCAGCATCACCAGTGTGAAGGTATTACGTGGTATCGGAGGTGGCTGTGACGAAGAAGCCATCCGCGTGGTGAACGCCATGCCCAAGTGGAAACCCGGTAAGCAACGCGGTAAAGCCGTACGCTGTAGCTTTACGCTGCCGGTACGCTTCCAGCTTCGCTAA
- a CDS encoding VanZ family protein, protein MFFKHNAFALLWAGVILLLCGIPGDELPDCDLWDLFSFDKATHATIFAIQAASLTVGFKKQYRFFTLRYHAIGYAWLFTLLYGACTELLQWVVFTHRSADWVDMMANGVGATLGVALYLVVYGNLQPGQCHRQD, encoded by the coding sequence ATGTTTTTCAAGCACAATGCTTTTGCCCTGCTGTGGGCAGGGGTGATTCTCTTGTTGTGCGGAATTCCGGGAGATGAGTTGCCGGATTGTGACCTGTGGGATTTGTTTTCATTTGACAAAGCAACCCATGCCACCATCTTTGCTATTCAGGCAGCCTCTTTGACCGTAGGCTTTAAAAAACAATACCGGTTCTTTACGTTGCGTTATCATGCCATAGGCTATGCCTGGCTTTTCACCCTGCTGTATGGTGCATGTACCGAGTTGTTGCAATGGGTGGTATTCACCCACAGATCTGCAGATTGGGTTGATATGATGGCCAACGGGGTAGGAGCTACATTGGGTGTTGCACTGTATCTGGTTGTATATGGCAACCTCCAGCCCGGTCAATGCCACAGGCAAGACTAG
- the gcvH gene encoding glycine cleavage system protein GcvH, protein MNIPENLKYTKDHEWVRVEGNEAWIGITDFAQGELGDIVFIDINSVGDNLAKEDVFGTVEAVKTVSDLFMPLTGEVLEWNKSLEANPELVNKDPYKEGWMVKITVGSADELDSLLTAEQYRELVGE, encoded by the coding sequence ATGAACATTCCGGAAAATCTGAAATACACCAAAGATCACGAGTGGGTACGCGTGGAAGGAAATGAAGCGTGGATAGGTATCACCGATTTCGCTCAGGGCGAATTGGGAGACATTGTATTTATCGATATCAATTCCGTGGGTGATAACCTGGCCAAAGAGGATGTGTTCGGAACCGTTGAAGCGGTGAAGACCGTGTCGGACCTGTTCATGCCCCTTACCGGCGAAGTTCTGGAATGGAACAAGTCTTTGGAAGCAAACCCCGAGTTGGTGAACAAAGATCCTTACAAGGAAGGTTGGATGGTGAAGATCACCGTTGGATCGGCCGATGAACTCGACAGCCTGCTGACAGCCGAGCAATACCGCGAGCTGGTAGGCGAGTAA